Proteins from a genomic interval of Aquabacterium sp. A3:
- a CDS encoding acyl-CoA thioesterase: MARIQFDLPPEFLFSTDVPIYISHVNQGGHLDNALLLTLVSEARVRFFRWLGYQGELDIEGLTLVVGDMMAQYKSEAFYGETMQIDMVPADFNKYGFDLVFRLRDKASDREVARGKTGVVFVGPSADGGKKVSEVPHAFMARLSARQQPAH; the protein is encoded by the coding sequence ATGGCCCGCATCCAGTTTGATCTGCCCCCGGAGTTTCTGTTCAGCACGGACGTGCCCATCTACATCAGCCACGTCAATCAAGGCGGACACCTGGACAACGCGCTGTTGCTGACCCTCGTCTCCGAGGCCCGCGTGCGGTTCTTTCGGTGGCTGGGCTACCAGGGCGAACTGGACATCGAAGGGCTCACCCTGGTGGTGGGTGACATGATGGCCCAGTACAAGTCGGAAGCCTTCTACGGCGAAACCATGCAGATCGACATGGTGCCGGCCGACTTCAACAAGTACGGCTTTGACCTGGTGTTTCGCCTGCGAGACAAGGCCTCAGACCGCGAAGTGGCGCGCGGCAAGACCGGCGTGGTGTTCGTCGGCCCCAGCGCAGACGGCGGCAAAAAGGTCTCCGAGGTGCCCCATGCCTTCATGGCCAGGCTGAGTGCGCGACAGCAACCCGCACACTGA
- the fabR gene encoding HTH-type transcriptional repressor FabR — MHTSPHDLHAQRTDASHRAAGAASPGRKAVISREDIIAAALTLLGPHRSVSTLSLREVAREAGIAPNSFYRQFRDMDELAVALIDRAGQSLRRIIGEARQRATVERSVVRASVEAFMDQLRSDDKLLHILLREGLVGSDAFKQAVDRQLSYFEDELRQDLIRLAQAHQTGLYEPALTAKAITRLVFTMGATAMNLPAQQHAEFTEQVVLMVRMIVAGTQTMAAVAPELLTR; from the coding sequence ATGCACACCTCACCCCACGATCTTCACGCACAGCGCACCGATGCGTCGCATCGCGCGGCTGGCGCCGCCTCGCCTGGTCGCAAGGCGGTGATCTCGCGAGAAGACATCATTGCCGCGGCGCTGACCTTGCTGGGGCCCCACCGCAGTGTGTCCACCCTCAGCCTGCGTGAGGTGGCCCGCGAGGCGGGCATCGCCCCCAACAGTTTTTACCGCCAGTTCAGAGACATGGACGAACTGGCCGTGGCCCTGATCGATCGGGCGGGGCAGTCACTTCGGCGCATCATCGGTGAGGCACGTCAGCGGGCCACCGTGGAGCGCAGCGTGGTGCGTGCCTCGGTCGAGGCCTTCATGGATCAACTGCGCAGCGATGACAAGCTGCTGCACATCCTGTTGCGAGAGGGCTTGGTAGGCTCGGATGCCTTCAAGCAGGCGGTGGACCGTCAGCTGTCGTATTTCGAAGACGAGCTTCGGCAAGACCTGATCAGGCTGGCCCAGGCCCATCAGACCGGGCTGTACGAGCCGGCCCTCACCGCCAAGGCCATCACCCGCCTGGTGTTCACCATGGGCGCCACGGCCATGAACCTGCCGGCTCAGCAGCATGCCGAGTTCACGGAGCAGGTGGTCTTGATGGTGCGCATGATCGTGGCGGGCACCCAGACCATGGCGGCGGTGGCGCCTGAATTGCTGACGAGGTGA
- a CDS encoding fatty acid desaturase family protein — MSTPSPALPHPTRAIGPDELARFGAEIDALRARTVADLGERDARYIRRIFKAVRYTEMAGRVLLMSGLLLSGVWMWGVWALGVALLGISKILDNMELGHNVIHGQFDWMGDPKFQGKTFEWDIVGTSDSWRKTHNFKHHTYTNVHGMDDDIGYDVLRLFPEQKWHPATLFQPLYAVIFALLFQWGVAIQDLRVGRVFIGRITWRQLAREAAPTVRKARRQLVKDYVVFPLLAWPVFGMVFLGNLIANGIRNVWTYTVIFCGHFTTDVHTFPKSVVKNETRAQWYLRQIMGSSNLTGSKLLHIMTGNLSHQIEHHLFPDVPANRYAEMAPVVRDICRRYGIHYNTGSMVGQFSQVIWRILRHSFPSQPSVPSGELQTR; from the coding sequence ATGAGCACCCCAAGCCCTGCCCTGCCCCACCCGACACGCGCGATCGGCCCCGACGAACTGGCGCGCTTCGGTGCCGAGATCGACGCGCTGCGCGCCCGCACCGTGGCCGACCTGGGCGAGCGCGATGCCCGCTACATCCGTCGCATTTTCAAAGCCGTGCGCTACACCGAGATGGCCGGCCGTGTGCTGCTGATGTCGGGCCTGCTGCTGTCGGGTGTCTGGATGTGGGGCGTGTGGGCGCTCGGGGTGGCCCTGCTGGGCATCTCCAAGATCCTGGACAACATGGAGTTGGGGCACAACGTCATCCACGGCCAGTTCGACTGGATGGGTGACCCTAAATTCCAGGGCAAGACCTTCGAGTGGGACATCGTCGGCACCAGCGACAGTTGGCGCAAGACGCACAACTTCAAGCACCACACCTACACGAACGTGCATGGCATGGACGACGACATCGGCTACGACGTGCTGCGCCTGTTTCCTGAGCAGAAGTGGCACCCGGCCACCTTGTTCCAACCCCTGTACGCCGTGATCTTTGCGCTGCTGTTCCAGTGGGGTGTGGCCATCCAGGATCTGCGCGTGGGCCGCGTCTTCATCGGCCGCATCACCTGGCGTCAGCTGGCGCGCGAGGCCGCGCCCACCGTGCGCAAGGCGCGCCGCCAGCTGGTCAAGGACTACGTGGTCTTTCCGCTGCTGGCCTGGCCGGTGTTCGGCATGGTGTTCCTGGGCAACCTGATCGCCAACGGCATTCGCAATGTGTGGACCTACACCGTGATCTTTTGTGGCCACTTCACCACCGACGTGCACACCTTCCCCAAGAGCGTGGTGAAGAACGAAACGCGCGCCCAGTGGTATCTGCGCCAGATCATGGGCTCGTCCAACCTGACGGGCAGCAAGCTGCTGCACATCATGACGGGCAACCTCAGCCACCAGATCGAGCACCACCTGTTCCCCGACGTGCCGGCCAACCGCTATGCCGAGATGGCGCCCGTGGTGCGCGACATCTGCCGCCGCTACGGCATCCACTACAACACGGGCTCGATGGTGGGGCAGTTCAGCCAGGTGATCTGGCGCATCCTGCGGCACAGCTTCCCCAGCCAGCCGTCGGTGCCCTCGGGCGAACTGCAAACCCGCTGA
- a CDS encoding ferredoxin reductase translates to MSSNLSTSSAPLLKRWLEPMVDPSVFDFWASHVNPTWSWSRPLARIVSRRIEALDTVTLVLRPNRHVGTYLPGQHVNVSAEVRGRKVTRSYSLTSLPSQDTISITVKRVEGGALSTHLVQHAQVGEVLEIGPAFGDMTLPAQPSGRWLFLAAGSGITPLMGLTRALAARHMPVELTLIYWAKTRAELCFVRELQALEAREPRFRFVPVLTHEPEVLAHEHRGLINQMQLDHLVPAWPEHQVYACGPGGFVEAARQWVQPRALRFMAEGFTPTAPVSASTSALPDTDARTVHVHLARTGRTLAVSTGTSLLEALEAQGLNPRSGCRMGICHTCVCTRHSGSTLDTQRGDITSEADMPVRLCVSRASSDLSLDL, encoded by the coding sequence ATGTCGTCGAACCTCTCCACCTCCTCTGCGCCGCTTTTGAAGCGCTGGCTTGAGCCCATGGTCGATCCGTCGGTGTTCGATTTCTGGGCCAGCCACGTCAACCCGACCTGGTCGTGGTCGCGCCCGCTGGCGCGCATCGTCTCGCGCCGCATCGAGGCGCTGGACACCGTGACCTTGGTGCTCAGGCCCAATCGGCACGTGGGCACCTACCTGCCTGGTCAACACGTGAATGTGTCGGCCGAAGTGCGTGGCCGCAAGGTCACGCGCAGCTACAGCCTGACCAGCCTGCCCTCTCAAGACACGATCAGCATCACCGTCAAACGGGTGGAGGGTGGTGCGCTGAGCACCCACCTCGTGCAACACGCCCAGGTGGGCGAGGTGCTGGAGATCGGCCCGGCTTTTGGGGACATGACCTTGCCCGCCCAGCCCAGCGGCCGCTGGTTGTTCCTGGCCGCTGGCAGTGGCATCACCCCCCTGATGGGGCTGACCCGGGCCCTGGCAGCCCGGCACATGCCAGTGGAGCTGACCCTGATCTACTGGGCCAAAACACGGGCCGAGCTCTGCTTTGTGCGCGAGTTGCAGGCCCTGGAGGCCCGCGAGCCACGCTTTCGTTTTGTGCCTGTGCTGACCCACGAGCCCGAGGTGCTGGCCCATGAACACCGGGGCCTCATCAATCAGATGCAACTGGACCATCTGGTGCCCGCATGGCCCGAACACCAGGTCTACGCCTGCGGCCCCGGCGGCTTCGTGGAGGCCGCCCGCCAGTGGGTTCAGCCGCGGGCCCTGCGCTTCATGGCCGAGGGCTTCACACCCACCGCACCGGTGTCGGCGTCCACCTCTGCACTGCCCGACACCGACGCCCGCACGGTGCACGTGCACCTGGCACGCACGGGCCGCACCCTGGCCGTCAGCACCGGCACCAGCTTGCTGGAGGCGCTGGAGGCCCAGGGCCTGAACCCGCGATCGGGCTGCCGCATGGGCATCTGCCACACCTGCGTGTGCACCCGCCACAGCGGCAGCACGCTGGACACCCAGCGCGGCGACATCACGAGCGAAGCCGACATGCCCGTGCGCCTGTGTGTCAGCCGCGCCAGCAGCGATCTCAGCCTCGACCTTTGA
- a CDS encoding 4-hydroxy-tetrahydrodipicolinate reductase has protein sequence MERRPVMGGRRLRVGLMGLGRIGALVASELRAAPDMDLCWAVRRQPATDDPADQAAPVVCAEAELNAAFVRAHPVDVVIDFSSACAVRHYPMLAREGCRIVSAISRYEPEQQQVLDEACGLTAILQSPNITLGINFVLVASRLMQRLAPYADVEVVEEHFRDKPETSGTALKLASALGLDPATQVNSIRVGGIVGRHEVIFGLPNQTIRLIHESISGKAFGQGAMFAARWLAQQPTGRYTMEEAVRATFAATLADDLAAQPAEHVTELI, from the coding sequence ATGGAACGACGACCCGTGATGGGGGGCCGCCGCCTGAGGGTGGGGCTCATGGGCCTGGGCCGCATTGGCGCCCTGGTGGCGTCCGAGTTGCGTGCCGCACCGGACATGGACCTGTGCTGGGCGGTGCGGCGTCAGCCCGCCACCGACGACCCCGCCGACCAAGCGGCCCCTGTGGTGTGCGCAGAAGCGGAGCTGAACGCCGCGTTCGTGCGTGCGCACCCTGTGGACGTGGTGATTGATTTTTCGTCGGCCTGTGCGGTGCGCCATTACCCCATGCTGGCCCGCGAAGGCTGCCGCATCGTGTCGGCCATTTCTCGCTATGAGCCCGAGCAGCAGCAGGTGCTGGATGAGGCGTGTGGCCTCACGGCCATCCTGCAATCGCCCAACATCACCCTGGGCATCAACTTTGTGCTGGTGGCTTCGCGGCTCATGCAGCGACTGGCGCCTTATGCCGACGTCGAGGTGGTCGAGGAGCATTTCCGAGACAAGCCCGAGACGTCGGGCACGGCGCTCAAGCTGGCCTCTGCCCTGGGGCTGGACCCCGCCACCCAGGTCAATTCCATCCGCGTGGGGGGCATCGTGGGGCGCCACGAGGTGATCTTCGGGCTGCCCAATCAAACCATCCGCCTGATCCATGAAAGCATCAGTGGCAAGGCGTTTGGCCAAGGCGCCATGTTTGCCGCACGCTGGTTGGCGCAGCAACCCACCGGGCGCTACACCATGGAAGAGGCCGTGCGCGCGACGTTCGCCGCCACCCTGGCCGATGACCTTGCCGCCCAACCGGCCGAGCACGTGACCGAGTTGATCTGA
- the pgl gene encoding 6-phosphogluconolactonase, which produces MKSPTFYTHAAQDPDGLARELAAFVADHLKEALRERGQALLVVSGGSTPIPFFEALSAWPLDWSAVHVTLADERCVPELNEHSNARLVRQHLLRGQARSAQLHPLLHEALGEHPDQHTRQARAEAMLSTLPWPADVVVLGMGSDGHTASLFPHAPELAEALDPEGHRRCLAVSAPALPNVPVPRLTLTARALLDSRVIVVHTTGAGKRELLEQACQPGDTHPWPIRMVLLQDEVPCHLFHVD; this is translated from the coding sequence ATGAAGTCGCCCACCTTTTACACGCACGCCGCCCAGGACCCCGACGGCCTGGCGCGCGAGCTGGCCGCCTTCGTGGCCGACCACCTCAAAGAGGCCCTGCGAGAGCGTGGGCAGGCCCTGCTGGTGGTGTCGGGCGGCAGCACGCCGATTCCATTTTTCGAGGCCTTGTCGGCCTGGCCGCTCGACTGGTCTGCGGTGCACGTGACCCTGGCCGACGAGCGGTGCGTGCCCGAGCTGAATGAGCACAGCAATGCGCGCCTGGTGAGGCAGCACCTGTTGCGTGGGCAGGCCCGCTCAGCGCAACTGCATCCCTTGCTTCACGAGGCCCTGGGCGAGCACCCCGATCAGCACACGCGCCAGGCCCGTGCCGAGGCGATGCTGAGCACCTTGCCATGGCCTGCTGACGTGGTGGTGCTGGGCATGGGCAGTGACGGGCACACCGCGTCGTTGTTTCCGCACGCGCCTGAACTGGCCGAGGCGCTGGACCCGGAGGGCCACCGGCGCTGTCTGGCCGTGTCGGCGCCGGCGCTGCCCAACGTGCCTGTGCCCCGCCTGACCTTGACCGCCCGCGCTTTGCTGGACAGCCGCGTCATCGTGGTGCACACCACCGGGGCGGGCAAGCGCGAGTTGCTGGAACAGGCGTGCCAGCCAGGCGACACGCACCCCTGGCCCATCCGCATGGTGTTGCTGCAAGACGAGGTGCCGTGTCACCTCTTTCATGTGGACTGA
- a CDS encoding patatin-like phospholipase family protein, whose translation MSTRRQWLSQALVLGGASTVGWPGVLRAQSEAAPRMALVLGGGSARGFAHIGVIKALEAHGIRPDAIFGASAGALVGAFWAAGVTAAAMESLAYRVRDDEVIDLVAGQAGARRGIVSGHALQAFVNQQLERRPIESFPIPFRAVATRYPQGALHVFKQGDAGFAVRASCSLPGVFLPAARGDEEFLDGGLISPIPVQSARAEGYELVVAVDVGGADPGNLQERGGGLFQVLLRSFEIMGDALRRQEGARADILVRPDVSRISSTDFAARRVLVEAGFQAGQRLAPVIRQKLQRGR comes from the coding sequence ATGAGCACACGCCGGCAGTGGTTGAGCCAGGCGCTGGTTCTGGGTGGTGCGTCGACGGTGGGCTGGCCAGGCGTGCTGCGGGCCCAGAGCGAAGCGGCGCCCCGCATGGCGCTGGTGTTGGGCGGCGGTTCGGCCCGTGGGTTTGCCCACATTGGCGTGATCAAGGCGCTGGAGGCTCATGGCATCCGCCCTGACGCCATCTTCGGTGCCAGCGCCGGCGCGCTGGTGGGGGCCTTTTGGGCCGCTGGCGTCACGGCAGCGGCCATGGAGTCACTCGCTTACCGCGTGCGCGACGACGAGGTGATCGACCTGGTGGCCGGGCAGGCCGGCGCGCGACGGGGCATCGTGTCGGGGCATGCCCTGCAGGCCTTTGTGAACCAGCAACTGGAGCGCCGCCCCATCGAATCCTTTCCCATCCCGTTTCGGGCGGTGGCCACCCGTTACCCGCAGGGCGCGCTGCATGTGTTCAAACAAGGGGATGCGGGCTTTGCCGTGCGTGCCTCGTGCAGCTTGCCGGGGGTGTTTTTGCCGGCTGCGCGAGGCGACGAAGAGTTTCTGGACGGCGGGCTGATCAGCCCCATCCCCGTGCAGTCGGCCCGTGCCGAAGGGTACGAGCTGGTGGTGGCCGTTGACGTGGGCGGCGCCGATCCCGGCAACCTTCAGGAGCGGGGTGGGGGCTTGTTCCAGGTGTTGTTGCGTTCGTTCGAGATCATGGGCGACGCCTTGCGGCGCCAGGAAGGCGCTCGCGCCGACATCCTCGTGCGGCCAGACGTCTCGCGCATCAGCAGCACCGACTTTGCTGCGCGCCGCGTGCTGGTGGAGGCCGGCTTCCAGGCCGGACAGCGCCTGGCGCCGGTGATTCGACAAAAGCTGCAGCGTGGGCGCTGA
- a CDS encoding transglutaminase family protein, which yields MSIHVALNHVTHYRYDRPVNLSPQVIRLRPAPHCRTRILSYSMRVDPVVHFINWQQDPFSNHLARLVFPEQTTEFKITVDLVAEMAVYNPFDFFLEPHAENYPFQYDEASLHDLQPYLAKAELTPAFKAFVDSIDRTEVRTIDFLVALNQRLQRDISYTIRMEPGVQTPEQTLTLKSGSCRDTGWLLVQALRHMGLAARFVSGYLIQLKADVASLDGPSGTEVDFTDLHAWCEVFLPGAGWIGLDPTSGLLAGEGHIPVACTPDPTGAAPVTGAVDECECEFDHHMAITRIYESPRVTKPYTDEQWQAIDALGREVDAQLVQGDVRLTMGGEPTFVSVDDRDGAEWNTDALGPTKRGLATTLVHKLRARYGEGGFLHFGQGKWYPGEQLPRWALSIFWRTDGQPCWHDPSLFADERNSVHYTTDDAKLFIDTLATKLGVGSAHVQTGYEDTWYYLWRERRLPVNVDPMDSRLDDELERVRLRRVFDQGLDHRVGYALPLKREQALGLSGPRWITGPWFFRDERMYLIPGDSPMGYRLPLDSLPWVTASQYPFLHEHDPFAPKDALADAAVLRAQYGAHQVGGGVAEGGVVGVQNLGVAGAAGAGLNGEWGQLPANPRAARGPGAPTASVDPSRVPSRFESAHWITRTALCVEVRNPDRASGPRVETEGQGGGVMYVFMPPLASLDDYLDLVAAVEATAADLGMHIVLEGYPPPRDSRLKVLQVTPDPGVIEVNIHPAHDWDELVDHTEFLYQAAHETRLSTEKFMVDGRHTGTGGGNHFVLGGATPADSPFLRRPDLLSSLLTFWHNHPSLSYLFSGLFIGPTSQAPRVDEARTDQVYEVELGLQEIERQLAIWGQCPPWMIDRTLRNLLIDATGNTHRSEFCIDKLYSPDGPTGRLGLLELRAFEMPPHSKMSLVQQLLLRALLAWFWKEPYTGHGAQRLTRWGTGLHDRFLLPTFVEQDFADVLAELNQAGYDFLPEWFAPHFEFRFPFVGDVAAGGLRLTLRTALEPWHVMGEEGAPGGTVRYVDSSMERMEVRVTGLNGNRHVVTVNGHVLPLHPTGRVGEYVAGVRYRAWQPPSCLHPTIGVDAPLTFDVVDSWLQRSLGGCQYHVAHPGGRNYDTFPINAYEAESRRLARFFRMGHTPGKMVVKPLMPGIEHPLTLDLRRAKTA from the coding sequence GTGTCCATTCACGTTGCCCTCAACCACGTCACCCATTACCGTTACGACCGTCCGGTCAACCTGTCGCCCCAGGTGATCCGACTTCGTCCCGCGCCGCATTGCCGCACGCGCATCCTGTCGTACTCGATGCGTGTCGACCCGGTGGTGCACTTCATCAATTGGCAGCAAGACCCGTTTTCCAACCACCTGGCCCGCCTGGTGTTTCCAGAGCAGACGACCGAGTTCAAGATCACGGTCGATCTGGTGGCCGAGATGGCCGTCTACAACCCCTTTGACTTTTTTCTTGAGCCGCACGCCGAGAACTATCCCTTCCAGTACGACGAGGCCTCGCTACACGATCTGCAGCCCTACCTGGCCAAGGCCGAGCTGACCCCGGCGTTCAAGGCCTTTGTGGACAGCATTGACCGCACCGAGGTGCGCACCATCGACTTCCTGGTGGCCCTCAACCAGCGGCTGCAACGCGACATCAGCTACACCATCCGCATGGAGCCTGGCGTGCAGACGCCCGAGCAAACGCTCACGCTGAAGTCCGGTTCATGCCGGGATACGGGCTGGTTGCTGGTGCAGGCCCTGCGTCACATGGGCCTGGCAGCCCGGTTTGTGTCGGGCTACCTCATCCAGCTCAAGGCCGATGTGGCCTCGCTGGACGGCCCGTCGGGCACCGAGGTCGATTTCACCGACCTGCACGCCTGGTGCGAGGTGTTCCTGCCCGGTGCAGGCTGGATCGGGCTGGACCCCACCTCCGGCCTGCTGGCCGGCGAGGGCCACATTCCCGTGGCTTGTACCCCTGACCCCACGGGGGCGGCCCCGGTGACGGGTGCGGTGGACGAGTGCGAGTGCGAGTTTGATCACCACATGGCCATCACGCGCATCTACGAAAGCCCGCGCGTGACCAAGCCCTACACCGACGAGCAGTGGCAGGCCATCGACGCCCTGGGCCGAGAGGTTGATGCGCAACTGGTGCAAGGTGATGTGCGCCTGACCATGGGGGGCGAGCCCACCTTCGTGTCGGTGGACGACCGCGACGGCGCCGAGTGGAACACCGACGCCCTGGGCCCCACCAAGCGTGGCCTGGCCACCACCTTGGTGCACAAACTGCGTGCCCGCTACGGCGAGGGCGGCTTTCTGCACTTTGGGCAAGGCAAATGGTACCCAGGCGAGCAATTGCCACGCTGGGCGCTGTCGATTTTCTGGCGCACCGATGGCCAGCCCTGCTGGCACGACCCCTCGCTGTTCGCCGACGAGCGCAACAGCGTGCACTACACCACCGACGACGCCAAGCTGTTCATCGACACGCTGGCCACCAAGCTGGGGGTGGGCAGCGCCCACGTGCAAACCGGTTATGAAGACACCTGGTACTACCTGTGGCGCGAACGTCGCCTGCCCGTGAATGTGGATCCGATGGACTCGCGTCTGGATGACGAGCTGGAGCGCGTGCGATTGCGTCGGGTGTTTGATCAAGGGCTGGACCATCGGGTGGGCTACGCCTTGCCGCTCAAGCGCGAGCAGGCCCTGGGCCTGAGCGGCCCGCGCTGGATCACGGGCCCGTGGTTCTTTCGTGACGAACGCATGTACCTGATCCCGGGCGACTCCCCCATGGGCTACCGGTTGCCGCTGGATTCTCTGCCCTGGGTGACCGCGTCTCAATACCCCTTCCTGCACGAGCACGACCCCTTCGCGCCCAAGGATGCGCTGGCCGACGCGGCGGTGCTGCGCGCCCAGTACGGCGCGCACCAGGTAGGGGGCGGTGTGGCCGAAGGTGGGGTCGTGGGTGTGCAAAACCTGGGCGTCGCTGGTGCCGCTGGCGCTGGGCTCAATGGGGAATGGGGGCAACTGCCGGCCAATCCTCGTGCGGCCCGTGGGCCGGGGGCGCCCACTGCCTCGGTGGACCCCAGCCGCGTGCCCAGCCGCTTCGAGTCGGCCCACTGGATCACCCGCACCGCCCTGTGCGTGGAAGTGCGCAACCCCGACCGCGCCAGCGGCCCCAGGGTCGAGACCGAAGGGCAGGGCGGTGGTGTGATGTACGTGTTCATGCCACCGCTGGCCAGCCTGGACGACTACCTGGACCTGGTGGCCGCCGTGGAGGCCACGGCGGCCGATCTGGGCATGCACATCGTGCTGGAGGGCTACCCGCCACCGCGCGATTCGCGCCTGAAGGTGCTGCAGGTCACCCCCGACCCAGGCGTCATCGAAGTCAACATCCACCCTGCACATGACTGGGACGAGCTGGTGGACCACACCGAGTTCCTGTACCAGGCCGCACATGAAACCCGCTTGTCCACCGAGAAGTTCATGGTCGATGGCCGCCACACCGGCACCGGCGGGGGCAACCACTTCGTGCTGGGCGGCGCCACCCCGGCCGACAGCCCCTTCCTGCGTCGCCCGGATCTGCTGTCGTCACTGCTGACCTTCTGGCACAACCACCCGTCCCTGTCGTATCTGTTCTCGGGGCTGTTCATCGGGCCCACCAGCCAGGCGCCGCGGGTGGACGAGGCCCGCACCGACCAGGTCTACGAGGTCGAGCTGGGCCTGCAAGAGATCGAGCGCCAGCTGGCCATCTGGGGCCAATGCCCGCCCTGGATGATCGACCGCACGCTGCGCAACCTGCTGATCGACGCCACCGGCAACACCCATCGCAGCGAGTTCTGCATCGACAAGCTGTACTCGCCCGACGGTCCCACCGGCCGCCTGGGCCTGCTGGAGCTGCGCGCCTTCGAGATGCCCCCGCACTCGAAGATGAGCCTGGTGCAGCAACTGCTGCTGCGCGCCTTGCTGGCCTGGTTCTGGAAAGAGCCTTACACCGGCCATGGCGCCCAACGCCTGACCCGCTGGGGCACGGGCCTGCACGATCGCTTCTTGCTGCCCACCTTCGTGGAGCAGGATTTTGCCGATGTGCTGGCCGAGCTCAACCAGGCCGGCTACGACTTCCTGCCTGAGTGGTTTGCGCCGCACTTCGAGTTCCGGTTCCCGTTCGTGGGGGATGTGGCCGCAGGCGGTCTGCGGCTGACCTTGCGCACGGCCCTGGAGCCCTGGCATGTGATGGGCGAAGAGGGGGCCCCTGGCGGCACCGTGCGCTATGTGGATTCGTCCATGGAGCGCATGGAGGTGCGCGTGACCGGCCTGAACGGCAACCGACACGTTGTCACCGTCAATGGCCATGTGCTGCCCTTGCACCCCACCGGGCGCGTGGGCGAGTACGTGGCCGGCGTGCGCTACCGTGCCTGGCAGCCGCCTTCGTGCCTGCACCCCACCATCGGGGTCGATGCACCGCTCACCTTCGATGTGGTCGACAGCTGGTTGCAGCGTTCGCTGGGCGGGTGCCAATACCACGTGGCGCACCCGGGTGGCCGCAATTACGACACGTTCCCCATCAATGCGTACGAGGCCGAAAGCCGTCGCCTGGCGCGTTTCTTCCGCATGGGGCACACGCCGGGCAAGATGGTGGTCAAACCCTTGATGCCCGGCATCGAGCATCCGCTTACACTCGACCTGCGTCGGGCCAAAACCGCGTGA
- a CDS encoding acetyl-CoA C-acyltransferase family protein, producing MTREVVFVGAARTAIGSFGGALKDVPPADLGALVIKTALERAGVQAKDVGHVVMGNVIPTVPQDAYISRVAALNAGVPQEAPAFNVNRLCGSGLQAVVSAAQAILLGDCDVAIGAGAESMSRGAYLVTSNRWGARMGDVKMLDFMLGALHDPRLHIHMGITAENVAARYEISREQQDAYATQSQQRAAAAIEAGRFKDQIVPVELKTRKGVVLFDTDEGVKADTTADALGKMKPAFKKEEGTVTAGNASTLNDGAGAVVMASAEKAKALGLKPLARLVSYAHAGVEPEYMGIGPVPASKLALEKAGLKVSDLDLIEANEAFAAQACAVSKEMGFPNDKTNPNGSGISLGHPVGATGAILVTKAIYELQRTGGRYALITMCIGGGQGIAMVIERV from the coding sequence ATGACACGTGAAGTCGTTTTCGTTGGTGCCGCCCGCACTGCCATTGGCAGCTTTGGTGGCGCTCTCAAGGATGTTCCGCCCGCCGACCTGGGCGCCCTGGTCATCAAGACCGCGCTGGAGCGCGCTGGCGTGCAAGCCAAGGACGTCGGCCATGTGGTCATGGGCAATGTCATTCCCACCGTTCCGCAAGACGCTTACATCAGCCGTGTCGCGGCCCTGAACGCGGGCGTGCCGCAAGAGGCCCCGGCATTCAACGTCAACCGCCTGTGCGGTTCGGGCCTGCAGGCCGTGGTGTCGGCGGCCCAGGCCATCTTGCTGGGCGACTGCGACGTGGCCATCGGCGCCGGCGCCGAATCCATGAGCCGTGGCGCCTACCTGGTCACCTCCAACCGCTGGGGTGCCCGCATGGGCGATGTGAAGATGCTGGACTTCATGCTGGGCGCCCTGCACGATCCGCGTCTGCACATCCACATGGGCATCACCGCTGAAAACGTGGCCGCCCGTTACGAGATCAGCCGTGAGCAGCAAGACGCCTACGCCACGCAGTCGCAGCAGCGCGCCGCCGCCGCCATCGAGGCCGGCCGCTTCAAGGACCAGATCGTGCCGGTGGAGCTCAAGACCCGCAAGGGTGTGGTGCTGTTCGACACCGACGAAGGCGTGAAGGCCGACACCACCGCCGACGCGCTGGGCAAGATGAAGCCCGCCTTCAAGAAGGAAGAAGGCACGGTCACCGCCGGTAACGCCTCGACCCTGAACGACGGTGCTGGCGCCGTGGTGATGGCCTCGGCCGAGAAGGCCAAGGCCCTGGGTCTGAAGCCCCTGGCCCGCCTGGTGTCCTACGCCCACGCCGGTGTGGAGCCCGAGTACATGGGCATCGGCCCGGTGCCCGCCTCCAAGCTGGCGCTGGAGAAGGCCGGTCTGAAGGTGTCCGACCTCGACCTCATCGAAGCCAACGAGGCCTTCGCCGCCCAGGCCTGCGCCGTGTCCAAGGAAATGGGCTTCCCCAACGACAAGACCAACCCCAATGGTTCGGGCATTTCGCTGGGCCACCCCGTGGGCGCCACCGGCGCCATCCTGGTGACCAAGGCCATCTACGAACTGCAGCGCACTGGCGGTCGCTACGCCCTGATCACGATGTGCATTGGTGGTGGCCAGGGCATCGCGATGGTGATCGAACGCGTCTGA